From the genome of Thermogutta terrifontis, one region includes:
- a CDS encoding RHS repeat-associated core domain-containing protein: protein MVNCPIYDAFGRVTSESNLARGDVFYCDNWPLLVGNSLFLFTGRPFDSDTQLQNNLNRWYDARVGRWLSEDPIGFAGGDGNLYRYVGNRSTAFIDPTGCVSSLQGCLKSPAALWCCIETGVINKGQVVNHIRNLGQDGVVKLLTKWGGTVVKGGGKGSHVKVILQNEPFIVPQEISIGVAQKTVNQILSLN from the coding sequence GTGGTCAATTGTCCTATCTACGACGCTTTTGGCAGGGTGACGTCGGAGAGTAATTTGGCGAGAGGGGACGTCTTCTACTGTGATAACTGGCCGTTATTAGTCGGTAATAGTCTCTTCTTATTCACCGGTAGGCCCTTCGATAGTGACACTCAACTTCAAAACAACCTCAACCGCTGGTACGATGCCCGCGTCGGCCGCTGGCTGAGCGAGGACCCGATCGGCTTTGCCGGTGGGGATGGGAATTTGTATCGGTATGTGGGGAATCGTTCCACCGCTTTTATTGATCCGACTGGCTGCGTCAGTTCACTCCAGGGTTGCCTAAAGAGTCCTGCCGCGCTTTGGTGCTGTATTGAAACTGGTGTGATAAACAAAGGGCAGGTTGTCAATCATATAAGGAACTTGGGACAGGACGGTGTTGTGAAGCTGCTGACAAAATGGGGCGGAACGGTAGTGAAAGGTGGCGGAAAGGGTAGTCACGTCAAAGTCATATTGCAAAATGAGCCGTTTATTGTTCCACAGGAAATAAGTATTGGTGTTGCCCAAAAGACCGTAAATCAGATTTTGTCGCTTAATTGA
- a CDS encoding RHS repeat-associated core domain-containing protein, whose product MKPQIVTCCPQTGATTVVNHLIFDAFGRVTSESNPTIDSLFLFTGRPFDSDTQLQNNLNRWYDTPVGRWLSEDPIQFGGGVNLYVYCGNSPGTIPDPTGEGAAEWEPVRYYSLRVGARPRVNEGKWGGFRAVINWIVEPRPIMPPKHTGLPSTSWIIQYVTAEFDVRDANGNRIHDPRDDGRWGYWEAWEVRPGQPSPVTRPGVAVDDEFSQPNGLPDTCGTIVMTGFAAFYPYTNLPADFVPNNPMTHAGELRSTRNANAFAGLQPRSGTFVRKVIATWTTSGATRVVQMLFAGELPEPWPGNIA is encoded by the coding sequence GTGAAGCCGCAAATTGTTACATGTTGCCCGCAGACGGGGGCGACCACCGTGGTCAATCATCTCATCTTTGACGCCTTCGGCCGGGTCACGTCGGAGAGTAATCCGACGATCGATAGTCTCTTCTTATTCACGGGTAGGCCATTCGATAGTGACACTCAACTTCAAAACAACCTCAACCGCTGGTACGATACCCCTGTCGGCCGCTGGCTGAGCGAAGACCCGATCCAATTCGGTGGTGGGGTGAACCTGTATGTTTACTGCGGCAATAGCCCGGGGACGATTCCCGATCCCACCGGCGAAGGGGCAGCCGAATGGGAACCCGTCCGGTATTATTCTCTCCGGGTAGGAGCTCGGCCTCGGGTAAACGAAGGCAAATGGGGGGGCTTCAGGGCCGTCATCAATTGGATTGTAGAACCTCGCCCCATCATGCCGCCAAAACACACAGGCCTTCCCTCGACAAGCTGGATTATACAGTATGTCACGGCTGAGTTCGATGTCAGGGATGCAAACGGCAACAGAATTCACGATCCGCGGGATGATGGAAGGTGGGGCTATTGGGAAGCGTGGGAAGTGCGGCCAGGTCAGCCATCCCCAGTGACCAGGCCGGGAGTGGCTGTCGATGACGAATTCAGCCAGCCTAATGGCCTCCCAGACACTTGCGGCACCATCGTGATGACAGGATTTGCCGCGTTCTATCCATACACGAACTTGCCGGCCGACTTTGTTCCCAACAATCCGATGACCCATGCGGGGGAGTTGCGTTCTACAAGAAACGCCAACGCGTTTGCGGGGCTTCAGCCGAGGTCGGGTACCTTTGTTCGTAAAGTCATAGCGACATGGACAACGTCCGGCGCAACACGTGTTGTGCAGATGTTGTTCGCTGGAGAGCTCCCGGAGCCATGGCCAGGTAATATTGCGTGA
- a CDS encoding leucine-rich repeat domain-containing protein — protein sequence MCTRTGKGFLGITLSVGFIACMGCGCLRCDDGEYERTGTIPLAIPERGKSAHWLLVNAYSDEDIAKAVEGRSHIRALLIDIGPDVLRTLRDDKPTVSDEGLAIVTKLPDLESLCITGKGELTGDFLAYVSALCNLQVLDLSGFPAITDESLAHLKELHGLRVLSMRNCGVHGPGLAHLVTLPALESLDLSGNPLDDLNKSELSRFQSLQALFLDDTPVRDADLRHIARLERLRALGLGNTGISNQGLRYIANLKDLEFLNLSGTGITDEGLHWLSKLATLQKLDLSATRISDNGIPQLTSLRNLQSLDLRGTEVTDFGRKQLKRIAEFRTVELDMPVFWMAAEELSE from the coding sequence ATGTGCACACGGACTGGAAAGGGATTTTTAGGGATTACACTCTCTGTCGGATTCATCGCTTGCATGGGTTGCGGCTGCTTGCGATGTGACGACGGCGAGTATGAACGGACTGGCACGATACCGCTGGCGATTCCGGAAAGAGGTAAGTCCGCACATTGGCTTCTTGTCAATGCCTATTCCGATGAGGACATCGCGAAGGCGGTGGAGGGCCGGTCACACATCCGTGCTTTGCTCATCGACATCGGCCCTGATGTTCTACGAACCTTGCGAGACGATAAGCCCACAGTTAGCGATGAAGGACTGGCGATTGTCACAAAACTTCCAGATCTGGAATCCCTATGTATAACGGGGAAAGGGGAGTTGACCGGTGACTTTCTGGCGTACGTCTCTGCTTTATGTAATCTGCAGGTACTCGATCTCAGTGGTTTTCCAGCCATTACTGATGAATCTCTTGCACATTTGAAAGAATTGCACGGGCTCCGTGTTCTTTCCATGCGGAATTGCGGCGTTCACGGCCCCGGGTTAGCACACTTGGTGACGTTACCGGCTTTGGAATCGCTTGATCTCTCAGGGAATCCGCTGGACGATCTGAACAAATCCGAACTTAGTAGGTTTCAGAGCTTGCAGGCTCTTTTTTTGGACGACACGCCCGTGCGTGATGCGGACTTGCGGCATATCGCTCGCCTTGAGCGGCTTCGCGCGTTGGGACTCGGAAATACTGGCATTAGTAACCAAGGCTTGCGATATATAGCGAATTTGAAAGATCTGGAATTTTTAAATTTATCCGGCACAGGCATAACGGATGAGGGCTTGCATTGGTTAAGCAAACTCGCAACCCTTCAGAAGTTAGATTTGAGCGCTACGCGTATATCTGACAACGGAATTCCGCAGCTTACTAGCCTGAGAAACTTACAATCCCTCGATTTGCGAGGGACTGAGGTCACCGATTTCGGGCGTAAACAGCTTAAGCGGATAGCTGAATTTAGGACCGTGGAGTTAGACATGCCGGTTTTTTGGATGGCCGCAGAAGAACTATCCGAGTAG
- a CDS encoding RHS repeat-associated core domain-containing protein, protein MAEKAVDGGTPDLVQWTLTDHLNTVRDIAKYDSGSDMTTVVNHLIYDAFGKVTSESNAAVDSLFLFTARPFDTDTGLQNNLNRWYDAHVGRWLSEDPIGFASGDANLYRYGGNVPQRLADPDGLKAIPSGVKYCTGFIKGDPLWGRVPSHWFITIDGQGWGFFEERLNVVGQGDIRDNDLEVYPEADPATIAHGHGYSVCVEVMIFDECYDKAAFQQGVREFVSQTKSTPGRYIAGVRDCRWFARSAITAGLLKGRRKDLSFWNCIKCSFVYQADLELWAGIRSGRRGD, encoded by the coding sequence TTGGCCGAAAAGGCCGTTGACGGCGGCACACCCGACCTTGTACAGTGGACCCTCACGGACCACTTGAACACGGTTCGGGACATTGCCAAGTACGATTCGGGCAGCGACATGACCACCGTGGTCAACCACCTCATCTACGACGCCTTCGGCAAGGTGACGTCGGAGAGTAATGCGGCGGTGGACTCATTGTTCCTCTTCACCGCGCGACCCTTCGACACCGACACCGGATTGCAGAACAACCTCAACCGCTGGTATGATGCCCACGTCGGCCGCTGGCTGAGCGAGGACCCGATTGGCTTTGCCAGTGGGGACGCGAATTTGTATCGGTATGGGGGGAACGTGCCCCAAAGGCTGGCCGACCCGGATGGTCTTAAAGCGATCCCCTCCGGCGTGAAATATTGCACGGGGTTCATTAAGGGTGATCCCCTCTGGGGGCGTGTTCCAAGCCATTGGTTCATTACAATCGATGGCCAAGGGTGGGGATTCTTCGAAGAGCGGCTGAATGTTGTCGGCCAGGGAGACATACGTGACAATGACCTGGAAGTTTATCCGGAGGCAGACCCAGCAACCATCGCCCACGGGCATGGCTATTCGGTGTGTGTGGAGGTTATGATCTTTGACGAGTGTTATGACAAGGCAGCGTTTCAGCAAGGGGTCAGAGAGTTTGTTAGCCAAACCAAGAGTACTCCAGGCAGATATATCGCCGGGGTGCGCGATTGCAGGTGGTTCGCAAGGTCGGCGATCACCGCCGGCCTTCTGAAGGGGAGGCGGAAGGACCTCTCCTTTTGGAATTGCATAAAGTGTTCCTTCGTATACCAAGCCGACCTTGAGCTATGGGCAGGCATACGGTCAGGCCGACGAGGAGACTGA
- a CDS encoding RHS repeat domain-containing protein has translation MIEPLRESLGHVRSTLTDHVEYRAGHCDLRPADGFRRGRKTRQPRCGGGKGATIVVNHLIYDAFGRVTSETNPTKEGALLFEVGPLLVRNSLFLFTARSCDSDPQLQRPFDSDTQLQNNLNRWYDASVGRWLSEDPIGFAGGDGNLYRYVENTAHTEKDPNGLWPYFKPKTYGDCIKDVEVTYQGCRKRAAVVCELYARLVSGGGLGNEPIRRQIFLTCVLAYDFACQADRNLGWYLCRRWFCET, from the coding sequence ATGATAGAACCGCTGAGGGAATCGTTGGGGCATGTTCGATCAACTCTGACCGACCACGTTGAATACCGTGCCGGACATTGCGATCTTCGACCCGCTGACGGTTTCCGGCGTGGTCGCAAGACCCGACAACCCAGATGTGGCGGAGGCAAGGGGGCGACGATCGTGGTCAATCACCTCATTTATGACGCTTTTGGCCGAGTCACGTCGGAGACTAATCCGACCAAAGAGGGTGCCCTGTTATTCGAAGTGGGACCATTGTTAGTCAGGAATAGTCTCTTCTTATTCACGGCTAGATCATGTGATAGTGATCCTCAACTTCAAAGGCCGTTCGATAGTGACACCCAACTTCAAAACAACCTCAACCGCTGGTACGATGCTTCAGTCGGCCGCTGGCTGAGCGAGGACCCGATCGGCTTCGCTGGTGGTGACGGGAATTTGTATCGGTATGTGGAGAATACCGCGCACACAGAGAAAGACCCGAACGGGCTTTGGCCATATTTCAAGCCAAAAACGTATGGCGATTGTATAAAGGACGTGGAGGTAACCTATCAGGGCTGTCGAAAGCGTGCTGCAGTGGTCTGCGAACTTTATGCACGTTTGGTATCCGGAGGGGGGTTAGGTAACGAACCTATCCGAAGGCAGATATTCTTGACTTGCGTATTGGCTTACGATTTTGCGTGCCAAGCTGATCGCAACCTCGGATGGTACTTATGTAGGCGTTGGTTTTGTGAGACCTGA
- a CDS encoding RHS repeat-associated core domain-containing protein, with product MNARAGLFGEQLRAPSDRPPPPAVFWGPAVDQILAEETVDGGTADLVQWTLTDHLNTVRDIAKYNSGSDMTTAVNHLIYDAFGRVTSESNPTIDSLFLFTGRPFDSDTQLQNNLNRWYDARVGRWLSADPIGFAGGDGNLYRYVGNGVILRGDWLGLITPGTNHILLPGGSQYVYGGHWTWDDFLLHYMLGGGEVTLAQIGLHDTFWNSPDVQRSQQHFGRKIVSMLHGVMQGADCDVTSFPWWYHDTDVVNSTFVIYPLGRSTFFRRVLCEVNVKTGHECCANKNRPAIEYSAECKLTFEIKDEFADPLDLEEWFGITFEFGHVYPIVSRRDYGIYVQGNTCEEGPAITATTLHPLISAGR from the coding sequence ATGAACGCACGTGCCGGGCTGTTTGGCGAGCAGCTTCGAGCACCCTCAGATCGGCCACCTCCGCCAGCGGTATTTTGGGGCCCGGCGGTGGATCAGATCCTGGCCGAGGAGACCGTTGACGGCGGCACGGCCGACCTTGTACAGTGGACGCTGACGGACCACCTGAACACGGTCCGGGACATTGCCAAGTATAATTCGGGCAGCGACATGACCACCGCGGTCAACCATCTTATCTACGACGCCTTCGGCCGGGTCACGTCGGAGAGTAATCCGACGATCGATAGTCTCTTCTTATTCACGGGTAGACCATTTGATAGTGACACGCAACTTCAAAACAACCTCAACCGCTGGTACGATGCCCGGGTTGGCCGCTGGCTGAGCGCGGATCCCATCGGCTTCGCTGGTGGGGACGGGAATTTGTATCGGTATGTGGGGAATGGTGTAATACTCCGTGGCGACTGGTTGGGATTGATCACACCTGGGACCAACCATATTCTCCTGCCGGGGGGGTCGCAATATGTCTATGGTGGACACTGGACGTGGGATGACTTCCTGTTGCATTATATGTTAGGTGGGGGTGAAGTCACTTTGGCACAGATCGGTCTTCATGACACGTTCTGGAATTCACCTGATGTTCAACGATCGCAGCAACACTTTGGTCGGAAAATTGTTTCGATGCTGCACGGTGTCATGCAGGGCGCGGACTGTGACGTTACGTCCTTTCCCTGGTGGTATCACGATACGGACGTAGTAAATTCTACGTTCGTGATATATCCACTCGGGCGTAGCACTTTTTTCCGCCGAGTGCTGTGCGAAGTGAATGTGAAAACCGGACACGAATGTTGTGCCAACAAAAATAGGCCGGCGATAGAGTATTCCGCCGAGTGTAAGTTAACGTTTGAGATCAAAGATGAGTTCGCTGATCCCCTTGATCTAGAGGAGTGGTTCGGCATCACATTCGAATTTGGGCATGTTTATCCAATTGTGTCCCGTCGTGACTACGGCATCTACGTGCAAGGGAATACTTGCGAGGAGGGACCCGCTATTACAGCGACTACGCTTCACCCGTTGATATCGGCTGGAAGGTGA
- a CDS encoding RHS repeat domain-containing protein, producing MMVGLRCARPARLGLWGPAVDQILAEEAVDGGTADLVQWTLTDHLNTVRDIAKYDPGSDMTTVVNHLIYNAFGKVTSESNPAVDSLFLFTGRPFDSDTQLQNNLNRWYDFRVGRWLSEDPIGFAGGDGNLYRYVGNRSLTAVDPEGLTLWYRGTLTYRVIQPIRTISVVLPAKGSSGLSKERIQKLVEDATREWAKNDGKIIFHIDKRCPAGTIPGPGQRIRVAQQFEGELRIFVKLSRRFFGLFGDWTAVIVTDPRKEDDQWSLGTVLFLAVYQKEFYGECGPCCEKT from the coding sequence ATGATGGTTGGTCTTCGGTGCGCTCGACCCGCCAGGCTGGGCCTCTGGGGCCCGGCGGTGGACCAGATTTTGGCCGAGGAGGCGGTTGACGGCGGCACGGCAGACCTCGTACAGTGGACCCTGACGGACCACCTGAACACGGTCCGGGACATCGCGAAGTACGATCCGGGCAGCGACATGACCACCGTGGTCAATCACCTCATCTACAACGCCTTCGGCAAGGTGACGTCGGAGAGTAATCCGGCGGTGGATAGTCTCTTCTTATTCACGGGTAGACCGTTCGATAGTGACACCCAACTTCAGAACAACCTCAACCGCTGGTATGACTTTCGCGTCGGCCGCTGGCTGAGCGAGGACCCAATCGGGTTCGCCGGCGGGGATGGGAATTTGTATCGGTATGTGGGGAATAGAAGCTTAACAGCCGTTGACCCGGAAGGGTTAACGCTATGGTATCGAGGTACGCTGACATACCGAGTGATCCAGCCCATAAGAACGATAAGTGTGGTTCTTCCGGCGAAGGGCTCCTCTGGCCTCTCGAAGGAGAGAATACAGAAGCTCGTCGAGGATGCAACCCGAGAATGGGCAAAAAACGACGGAAAAATTATTTTCCACATCGATAAACGATGTCCGGCCGGCACGATACCTGGGCCTGGTCAACGTATCCGGGTTGCACAACAATTTGAGGGCGAGCTCCGGATTTTCGTAAAGCTGAGCCGTCGATTCTTTGGGTTATTTGGGGATTGGACTGCCGTGATTGTGACTGATCCACGCAAGGAAGACGATCAGTGGTCTTTGGGTACGGTGTTATTTCTAGCTGTTTATCAAAAAGAATTCTACGGCGAATGTGGACCGTGTTGCGAGAAAACCTAG
- a CDS encoding RHS repeat domain-containing protein — protein MSERFGSESGVDRFVRERDCAVVNHLIYDAFGKLTSETNPAVDSLFLFTGRPFDSDTQLQNNLNRWYDASVGRWLSEDPIGFAAGDGNLYRYVKNDPLEALDPDGKVVRGVIIGGGFSFAVGGCLYVYSVSDHLGNAAVILAPRLAVGVEVSIGAQGFISQGTVPEFLKGFSVDISGGVGIIGGQVGLNPQAGWAGGAGISVPWVPHWIFKVGLSGGVTPVVHVIWKNF, from the coding sequence ATGTCCGAGCGATTTGGATCGGAAAGTGGCGTGGATCGCTTTGTTCGGGAACGAGATTGCGCCGTGGTCAACCACCTCATCTACGACGCCTTCGGCAAGCTGACGTCGGAGACCAATCCGGCGGTGGATAGTCTCTTTTTATTCACGGGTAGACCGTTCGATAGTGATACCCAACTTCAAAACAACCTCAACCGCTGGTACGATGCTTCGGTCGGCCGTTGGCTGAGCGAGGACCCGATCGGCTTCGCCGCCGGCGACGGGAATTTGTATCGGTATGTTAAAAATGATCCGTTGGAGGCCCTTGACCCCGACGGCAAGGTCGTTCGCGGGGTGATTATTGGCGGTGGCTTTAGCTTCGCAGTTGGCGGATGTCTGTATGTTTATTCTGTCTCCGACCACTTAGGCAATGCGGCGGTGATTCTTGCGCCTCGCTTGGCAGTCGGGGTAGAGGTGAGTATTGGTGCGCAAGGATTTATAAGCCAGGGTACAGTTCCGGAGTTTTTAAAAGGGTTTTCAGTCGACATCTCTGGGGGCGTGGGCATTATCGGGGGACAGGTTGGGTTAAATCCCCAGGCAGGCTGGGCGGGCGGTGCGGGGATTTCCGTCCCGTGGGTACCGCATTGGATCTTCAAAGTAGGCCTAAGTGGAGGTGTAACACCCGTCGTTCATGTCATTTGGAAGAATTTCTAG